The genomic region AAGCCCTTTTCCTGAATGCCAATGACATACAGCTCGGCCGCGGTGAACCGATAAAGGACACCGCCCGTGTCTTGGGACGTATGATCCACGGGGCTATCATCCGCACATTTGCCCAAGCGGATGTGGAGCAATTTGCGCAGTATGGCAATATCCCGACAATTAACGCACTGACTGATGATGAACACCCCTGCCAGATCCTGACTGATATTTTCACCTTCGGTGAGATCCTGCGTAAACGAGGCGAAAAAGGCCATGTCGAGGATTTAATCAAAAACTGTGTCATCACGTTTATCGGGGATGCCGCCTGTAATGTGCCTGTCTCGTGGGTATTTGCAGCGGCGAAATTGGGTTTTGAACTGCGTTTGGCAGCTCCGAAAAAATACCAACCCTCAGCGCTGATTCTCGATCGGGCGCGCAAATTGTCCGTGCCAGGAGCAAAAATTATTCTAACTGAAGACTTAACCGCCGCCGTACAAGGTGCCGACATGCTTTATACGGATGTCTGGGTCTCGATGGGCAAAGAATCTGAAGCTCAGGAACGAATCGATGAGCTGGGCGACTACCAGATAAATGATGAATTGCTCGCAAAAACAGGCAAAGACACCGCCGTCATGCACTGTTTACCCGCCTATCGCGGGAAGGAAATTAGCGAAGGATGTTTCGAGAAAAACGCCGCCACAATTTTCAACCAAGCGGAAAATCGGCTCCATGTCCAGAAGGCTATCTTGAGCCTGATGAAGAAAGAGGCTTGATAAATCGGCAAATCAAGCTAGCAATACAATCTCAAATTTATGGCCAAAGACGACGTGATTCAAATGGAAGGTGTGGTGACGCAGGTGCTCGCAGGGACAATGTTCCGTGTGAAGCTCTCGCAAGGCCATGAGGTACTCGCCCACATATCGGGCAAGATGCGTAAACATTTTATCCGGATCGGTATCGGTGACAGAGTCTCCCTCGAGATGTCCCCTTACGATCTGACTAAGGCACGCATCACCTACAGGATGTAGCCTGTATGTCTCTTCCGGATTTGATTCGACAAGACAGGGGTGTTTTGTAGGAATAGAGTCCTTATGAGCACACCTGCAAAATTCCGTTTCCACCTGATCCCAAATGCCCATCTTGATCCTGTCTGGTTATGGGACTGGCGTGAAGGCATGAATGAGGCCATCACTACTTGCCGCACGGTCTTGGACCTGATGGATGAATTCCCCCAATTGACCTTTATCCGTGGTGAATCAGCGATTTACGAACATCTGGAAAAATACGACCCTGCGACATTCAAGCGCATTAAAAAAATGGTCAAGGCAGGAAGATGGGATTGTGTAGGCGGATCCTATATCCAACCAGACACGAATCTCCCGCAAACGGAAACTTTCATTCGTCATTATCAAAAAGGCCAACGTTACTTCCTCGAAACTTTCGGGCAAAAGGTGAATGTGGCTTGGGCAGCTGATTCCTTTGGTCATAGTGCGGGACTACCGGAGATCTTACTCGCATCAGGTTTCGATGCCTATTGTTTCGGACGTCCCCAAAGGGAATATATGCCACTGCCCGAACCCGCCTTCTGGTGGGAAGCCCCGAGTGGACAAAAAATCCTCAGCTACCGGAATGAAACAGGTTGGTATGGTTGTGAACGTGATGAGATGGGGAAGAGACTCGACATTGCTTTAGAACACTATTCCAAATTCAACCTGACAAATTGCTCTGTTTACTTCGGCCTCGGTAACCATGGCGGTGGCCCCATCCGTGAACACATTCTGGACATTGAAAAATGGAAAGAATCACATCCTGAAGTAGAAGTCATCTATTCCGGGCTCCACCGCCTGATCGATGATCTCCAGGAAGAAGCCCTGCAAAAAGGTGAGAACTTTCTCCCCACCCATAAAGGTGACCTCGGCTATTGTTTGCGGGGATGTTATGTATCCATGGGCCGATTCAAGAACCTTTACCGAAAAGCAGAGAATGAGGTTATGCGTGCTGAAAATACAGCTACTGCCATTTCCGCCGCGGTTGAGGACAAGAAAACGGTACGCAACAAGCTTGATACAGCTTGGGAGTCGATCCTTTTTAACTCTTTCCACGATATTCTCCCGGGCTCCAGTGTGGAACGCACTTATATCGATCAATCGGCTTGGACGAGCATGGCCTTTCACCTAGCGCAAAAGGAAGAATTCCACGCATTAAACCTCCTGAGTGAAAAAATCGACACAACGGTCAATAAACCTGAAGGGAACTTCCCCAGCGCTGTTCCCATCGTTATCTGGAATCCTCATCCCTATGAATATTCCGGACCGGTCGAATTCGAAATCAATCTCGATTATCGTCCCGTATGGGCTTACCGCACAAAAGCCAGTGAGGTCCCCGTCCGTGTCACTGATGCAAATGGCAAAGTCTTACCCCATCAAAAAATAGCCGTTGACCATCTTTTCTTTCCACAGGACGCTTGGCGTACAAAACTTGTCGTCCCCGTCAAAATCCCGGCTTTTGGATGGACTGTCGTCGAAGCTGGCTGGGTCGAGGGCTCTGAGAATCCCACACGCATGTCACACGGGGTCTGGGGCGAAAATGGCCACGCAATTTGCTCGGAGGATATCCGGATCGAAGCTCATAAGGGAAAACGAGGACTTCAAATTACTAAAAACGGTAAGAGTCTCTTTGACCATGACGGTCTGACTTTTCAGACTTTTGAAGATGTCTTCGGCTCTTGGGGTGGCCACTTTGAAGAGGCCGAATCCATTGATGTCTCTAAAGTCATCCATCAATGGCATATCTCCGATGTGAAAATCCTGGACCAAGGCCCTGAAAAAGCAACTCTCTGGGTGAAATATATTGCTGGTTACTCAGGTATTGATTTAACCATCAGCCTTTATGCTGACCGGGATGCCATTGATTGCCATGCCCGCGTTTTGTGGAATGAACGAGCTGCCCGTTTAAAAATGATCCTGCCTTGTGATACGCAAAGTGCGGAATTTGAGGTGCCCGGTGGCACAGTAAAACGGGGACCAAGTGGCGAGGTGCCTGGTGGTCGATGGGTGAAGATTGATTCAGCCAAGGGGTTTTTGGGTTTTGCCAGTGACTCGATATACGGGTTCGACATCAAAGATAACCTTTTCAGGGCTTCACTTCTCCGTTCAAGCAGATACGCCCAGAGTGATAATATCTCTGCGGAAGGACTTCCTTGGGCAGCCGTCCAGGATTTGGGTGAACACCAATTCAAATTCATTCTGACCACTGATGAGATGAATCTTGAAATACTATCTGACCAGCTTGAGCAGCCACTCTTCACGCAAATTGCTCCTCCGAGCAAGGGGGAATGGCCTCGCTCTGGCGGTTTACTCTCTATTCAGGCTAAAAATCTATCTTTATTGGCTTTAAAGGCGTCTCCTGACAAGAAAAGCATCATCATCCGCCTCAAAGAAACCGCCGGGAGGAAAACAAAGGCAACTTGTTCGTGGCTTGGAAAAATGGTTAAACTCGGAGAAATCAAACCTTACTCCATCGCGACTTTTAGGCTAAATAAGAATAAAAGCGGACAATGGACAGCGATCGAAACTACTTTGATTAAAGAATAGTACATTTGTCATCGGGTTTTTACTGTGGATGCTCGCGGTGACATGTTCACCTTATACTCCGCCGGCTTAATCGGAGCTCTAACAGGAAGATCTCATCCCTCCTTTAGAGGGGGGATGGAATACGGCGTGGGTATCGTATTGGATTTCCATTTTCAGCATGGAAATTCATATCATTTCACTCATCAAACGACACGACGCTAGAATCAAAATCAATTTCACATCCGAGTATTACATGTCTGAAAGAGGGAGATTCGTATCAGGAAAATGATTTTTAAAAATATATTTTAAAAATATTTTATTCATCTACACGGGATC from Verrucomicrobiota bacterium harbors:
- the argF gene encoding ornithine carbamoyltransferase; the protein is MNHLLSLETMELEDFKEVFALSEIVKKERGSHSSQPLKGQTWGLIFSKSSTRTRVSFEVGVRELGGEALFLNANDIQLGRGEPIKDTARVLGRMIHGAIIRTFAQADVEQFAQYGNIPTINALTDDEHPCQILTDIFTFGEILRKRGEKGHVEDLIKNCVITFIGDAACNVPVSWVFAAAKLGFELRLAAPKKYQPSALILDRARKLSVPGAKIILTEDLTAAVQGADMLYTDVWVSMGKESEAQERIDELGDYQINDELLAKTGKDTAVMHCLPAYRGKEISEGCFEKNAATIFNQAENRLHVQKAILSLMKKEA
- a CDS encoding glycoside hydrolase family 38 C-terminal domain-containing protein; protein product: MSTPAKFRFHLIPNAHLDPVWLWDWREGMNEAITTCRTVLDLMDEFPQLTFIRGESAIYEHLEKYDPATFKRIKKMVKAGRWDCVGGSYIQPDTNLPQTETFIRHYQKGQRYFLETFGQKVNVAWAADSFGHSAGLPEILLASGFDAYCFGRPQREYMPLPEPAFWWEAPSGQKILSYRNETGWYGCERDEMGKRLDIALEHYSKFNLTNCSVYFGLGNHGGGPIREHILDIEKWKESHPEVEVIYSGLHRLIDDLQEEALQKGENFLPTHKGDLGYCLRGCYVSMGRFKNLYRKAENEVMRAENTATAISAAVEDKKTVRNKLDTAWESILFNSFHDILPGSSVERTYIDQSAWTSMAFHLAQKEEFHALNLLSEKIDTTVNKPEGNFPSAVPIVIWNPHPYEYSGPVEFEINLDYRPVWAYRTKASEVPVRVTDANGKVLPHQKIAVDHLFFPQDAWRTKLVVPVKIPAFGWTVVEAGWVEGSENPTRMSHGVWGENGHAICSEDIRIEAHKGKRGLQITKNGKSLFDHDGLTFQTFEDVFGSWGGHFEEAESIDVSKVIHQWHISDVKILDQGPEKATLWVKYIAGYSGIDLTISLYADRDAIDCHARVLWNERAARLKMILPCDTQSAEFEVPGGTVKRGPSGEVPGGRWVKIDSAKGFLGFASDSIYGFDIKDNLFRASLLRSSRYAQSDNISAEGLPWAAVQDLGEHQFKFILTTDEMNLEILSDQLEQPLFTQIAPPSKGEWPRSGGLLSIQAKNLSLLALKASPDKKSIIIRLKETAGRKTKATCSWLGKMVKLGEIKPYSIATFRLNKNKSGQWTAIETTLIKE
- the infA gene encoding translation initiation factor IF-1, encoding MAKDDVIQMEGVVTQVLAGTMFRVKLSQGHEVLAHISGKMRKHFIRIGIGDRVSLEMSPYDLTKARITYRM